In Juglans regia cultivar Chandler chromosome 5, Walnut 2.0, whole genome shotgun sequence, the following are encoded in one genomic region:
- the LOC109018285 gene encoding protein FAR1-RELATED SEQUENCE 5-like: protein MDESFDSFVAKIAPNAGYPTPLMTTSSTTSRRVENIGDVVEDGIAGTSQLEDVVDGDTIEEPQSGMEFNSFEELMNYYKQYAKKCGFGVMTRMTEKGDDETVRYVTLGCARGGKARNRMLNVVRPRLTGKTKYINEEAGIRMNKSFGSLVFGTGGFENLPFLKKNCRNYINKARHLRLGKGGAGALQEYFCRMQCKNPCFFALMDLDDEGRLKNVFWADPRSRKAYQYFGDVVTFDTTYLTNRYGMPFAPFVGVNHHGQSILLGARLISNENTETFVWLFQTWLKCMGGIAPKAIITDQDRAMKNAIAVIFSESRHRLCLWHILKKVPEKLSSYASYKSGMKNALLKCVYDAQSVEEFEKSWDQLITTYNLHENAWLKSLYTECEHWHVQDRLVNVIGGSQLRETMQFDLDGSQPMSIGLDGSQSMQIELHGSQLIQPGLGGQKN, encoded by the exons ATGGACGAGTCTTTCGACTCATTTGTCGCCAAGATAGCCCCA AATGCTGGTTACCCGACTCCTCTTATGACTACAAGCTCCACAACGAGCAGAAGAGTTGAAAACATAGGGGATGTAGTTGAGGATGGCATTGCCGGGACATCTCAGTTAGAGGATGTAGTTGATGGTGATACGATTGAGGAGCCACAGTCGGGGATggaatttaattcttttgaagagTTAATGAATTATTATAAGCAGTATGCTAAGAAATGtgggtttggggtgatgacaagAATGACTGAGAAGGGGGATGATGAGACTGTTCGATATGTCACCCTTGGTTGTGCCCGTGGTGGGAAGGCCCGGAATAGGATGTTGAATGTCGTCAGACCACGTCTGAcaggaaaaacaaaat ATATCAACGAAGAAGCTGGCATccgaatgaataagagttttgGATCTCTCGTCTTTGGCACTGGTGGATTTGAGAACCttccatttttgaaaaaaaattgtcgaAATTATATCAACAAGGCAAGACATCTACGACTTGGGAaaggtggtgctggagcacttcaagagtatttttgtaggatgcagTGCAAAAATCCTTGTTTCTTTGCACtgatggatttggatgatgaagGGAGGTTAAAAAATGTCTTCTGGGCAGACCCCCGTAGTAGGAAAGCCTACCAATACTTTGGTgatgtggtcacattcgacacTACATACCTGACGAATAGATATGGGATGccatttgcaccatttgttggtgtaaaccaccatgggcaaTCAATTCTGTTGGGAGCAAGATTGATTTCTAATGAGAATACGGAAACTTTTGTGTGGTTATTCCAGACCTGGTTGAAGTGTATGGGTGGTATAGCTCCGAAAGCTATTATCACCGATCAGGAcagagcgatgaaaaatgcaattgctgTTATCTTTTCAGAAAGCCGACATCGACTTTGTTTGTGGCATATACTGAAAAAAGTTCCTGAAAAGCTTTCCTCTTATGCTTCCTACAAAAGTGGGATGAAAAATGCATTGTTGAAATGTGTTTATGACGCCCAAagtgttgaagagtttgagaaatcTTGGGATCAGTTAATTACCACTTACAATTTACATGAGAATGCCTGGCTGAAAAGTTTATACACTGAGTGTGAGCATTGG CATGTTCAAGACAGATTAGTTAATGTAATTGGTGGATCCCAGCTCAGAGAAACA ATGCAATTTGatttggatggatcacaaccgaTGTCGattgggttggatggatcacaatCGATGCAAATTGAACTCCATGGATCACAATTGATTCAACCAGGGTTGGGTGGCCAAAAGAACtaa
- the LOC108988865 gene encoding uncharacterized protein LOC108988865, whose product MTKDTTTVGSSQKVLSPRVVRGKGRPPSLRRASRMEQEIRKVKARTKKANVKGSKRKERDGEDTPSHNTSRNLFGPSEIVDAEGNVQTIPVSSAFDISGFQNMVGSQESMQLGVDGSQPLPK is encoded by the exons ATGACAAAGGACACAACTACAGTTGGTAGTTCGCAGAAAGTACTCAGTCCACGAGTTGTGCGCGGAAAAGGCAGACCCCcatctctgaggagagcatccagAATGGAGCAAGAAATACGGAAGGTTAAAGCGAGGACGAAGAAAGCAAATGTAAAGGGATCCAAACGTAAAGAG CGAGATGGCGAAGATACGCCATCTCATAACACGAGTCggaatttatttggcccatctgagATAGTTGATGCTGAAGGAAACGTGCAG ACTATTCCAGTCAGCTCAGCTTTTGACATTAGTGGATTCCAAAATATGGTTGggagtcaagaaagt atgcAACTTGGagtggatggatcacaaccttTGCCCAAATGA
- the LOC118348428 gene encoding protein FAR1-RELATED SEQUENCE 5-like: MRPPTPPMATSSGTTERIEEDTPGCRETEEDTPGCRETEAPCSSSMVHEQGEDDRPESGESGYGTAETPSLDRMDEPDIIEEPKAGMEFDSVEELMSYYKLYTKKCGFGSMTQRSERDDEGSVRYVTIGCARGGKARNRTMNVAKPRPTGKTDCKARINALKVRGKMQLTTVNNTHNHGLSLQKSRFFRCNHEISETVKMVLDTNDLAGIRMNKSFGSLVVGAGGFENLPFLEKDCRNYIDKARHLRLGAGGAGALRDYFCRMQYKNPGFFALMDLDDDGRLKNVFWADPRSRAAYQDFGDVVTFDTTYLTNRYGMPFAPFVGVNHHGQSILLGAGLISSEDTETFIWLFQAWLQCMDGIAPPAIITNQDRVMKNAIAIVFPESQHRFCL, from the coding sequence ATGAGACCTCCGACTCCTCCCATGGCTACAAGCTCCGGAACAACCGAAAGAATCGAAGAGGATACACCCGGGTGTAGGGAAACTGAAGAGGATACACCCGGGTGTAGGGAAACTGAAGCGCCATGTTCCTCCTCTATGGTTCATGAACAAGGTGAAGATGATAGGCCAGAGTCAGGAGAAAGTGGTTATGGCACTGCTGAGACACCTTCGTTAGACCGAATGGATGAGCCTGATATAATTGAGGAGCCAAAAGCGGGGATGGAGTTTGATTCTGTTGAGGAATTAATGAgttattataaactatatacTAAGAAATGCGGGTTTGGATCTATGACTCAAAGGAGTGAAAGGGATGACGAAGGGAGTGTCAGATATGTGACTATTGGTTGCGCCCGTGGGGGGAAAGCGAGGAATAGGACAATGAATGTCGCCAAACCACGACCGACAGGAAAGACTGACTGTAAGGCAaggattaatgccttaaaagttaGGGGAAAGATGCAGTTGACCACAGTTAATAATACCCACAATCACGGGCTGAGTCTACAGAAATCTCGTTTCTTCCGATGTAACCACGAAATTAGTGAGACTGTAAAAATGGTATTAGATACTAACGACCTAGCTGGCATtcgaatgaataagagttttgGATCTCTTGTTGTGGGTGCGGGAGGATTTGAGAACCTgccatttttggaaaaagattgtcGCAATTACATCGATAAGGCAAGACATCTACGACTTGGagcaggtggtgctggagcgctTCGAGACtatttttgtaggatgcagtacaagaaCCCCGGATTCTTTGccttgatggatttagatgatgatGGTAGGTTAAAGAATGTCTTTTGGGCAGATCCACGCAGTAGAGCAGCTTATCAAGATTTTGGTGACGTGGTAACATTTGACACCACGTACTTGACAAACAGATAcgggatgccctttgcaccctttgttggtgtaaaccatcatgggCAGTCGATTCTTTTGGGAGCAGGGTTAATTTCCAGTGAGGACACAGAGACTTTTATATGGTTATTTCAGGCTTGGctgcagtgtatggatggtatagccCCACCAGCTATTATTACTAACCAAGACAGAGtaatgaaaaatgcaatagcCATTGTATTTCCAGAAAGCCAACATAGATTTTGCCTCTAG